A window of the Sabethes cyaneus chromosome 1, idSabCyanKW18_F2, whole genome shotgun sequence genome harbors these coding sequences:
- the LOC128745805 gene encoding uncharacterized protein LOC128745805, which yields MSVEEFLESTLWSQGPSWLTFPRANWPAGKPPSVPENILEIPQVSAVVLSASTVNPIFLRWSSYTRLLHIIGHCLRFIKNIRVNARTQPPPGSHPALRALMVKQLAQAKMALIKLAQNDAFDSELNDLKEGKTVDKRSKIRRMSPFLDREGVLRVGGRLKLAQLPYQAKHPAILPSFHPFSLLIAHHYHHQMLHAGGRLLLNAIRDEFWPLQGRKLAHNACMRCTRLDPISAQQQVGQLPAHRVIPSSPFNVMGVDYAGPFYLRPVHKRAAPAKAYLRLFVCFATKAVHLELVSDLSTEGFLLALRRFIAHRGRPAHIHSDNGKNFEGAKNKLNELFDLLRKSEETEKIVSTCATEGITWHLNPPKAPHFGGLWEAAVKVAKQHLNRQLGSTRVSFEHLTTILAQIESLINSRPLLPMSEDPNNLAALTPGHFRTGSSLLALPDPDHRDIPENRLDHFQKLQLHVQKFWSHWRTEYLQEMQDTTMNVRNDKLLPGRLVIVVDELQPPIRWALARILTTSPGPDGLIRVVSLRTARGVITRPITKICLLPEEYIMQNITKSCRVARSEDAINECWQEISNGVAIKTACCQLGIPRSTIKFRLSNWPCQR from the exons ATGTCCGTTGAGGAGTTCCTAGAAAGTACACTGTGGAGTCAGGGTCCCAGTTGGTTAACCTTCCCACGCGCAAATTGGCCTGCCGGAAAGCCACCTAGTGTTCCAGAAAATATACTTGAAATCCCACAGGTGTCAGCAGTGGTCCTTTCAGCTTCGACAGTCAATCCTATCTTCCTTCGATGGTCATCATATACTCGACTTCTACATATTATAGGACACTGCCTGCGCTTCATTAAAAACATCCGCGTCAATGCCAgaacacagcctccccccggTTCACATCCAGCACTACGAGCCTTAATGGTAAAACAACTAGCACAAGCCAAAATGGCGTTAATTAAACTTGCACAAAATGACGCCTTTGACTCAGAGCTGAATGACTTGAAGGAAGGAAAAACGGTAGATAAACGCTCCAAGATACGTCGAATGAGTCCGTTTCTAGACCGAGAGGGGGTATTGAGGGTTGGAGGGCGACTTAAACTAGCTCAACTGCCATACCAAGCCAAACATCCTGCCATACTTCCCAGCTTTCATCCTTTCTCTCTACTAATTGCCCATCACTACCACCATCAAATGCTACACGCCGGAGGACGGTTACTATTAAATGCCATTCGTGATGAATTTTGGCCACTTCAGGGCCGCAAGCTAGCTCACAACGCATGTATGCGCTGCACTCGCCTTGACCCGATATCGGCACAGCAGCAAGTTGGACAACTACCTGCGCATAGAGTCATTCCCAGTAGCCCGTTTAACGTCATGGGAGTCGATTACGCTGGTCCGTTTTATCTACGACCGGTACACAAGCGCGCTGCTCCTGCGAAAGCTTATCTGCGCCTGTTTGTTTGTTTCGCAACCAAAGCCGTACACTTGGAACTTGTTAGCGACCTGTCTACCGAAGGTTTCCTGCTAGCGCTACGACGATTCATTGCTCACCGCGGCCGCCCTGCTCACATTCACTCCGACAATGGCAAGAATTTCGAAGGGGCCAAAAATAAGTTAAATGAGCTGTTTGATTTGCTGCGGAAAAGTGAGGAGACCGAGAAAATCGTTTCGACCTGTGCTACTGAGGGGATTACTTGGCATCTAAATCCACCGAAAGCGCCACACTTCGGCGGCCTCTGGGAGGCGGCTGTGAAGGTGGCAAAGCAGCATCTGAACCGCCAGCTCGGATCAACCCGTGTATCCTTTGAACACCTTACCACCATCTTGGCCCAAATTGAGTCGTTGATAAACTCCCGACCGCTTTTACCAATGTCCGAAGACCCGAACAATTTGGCTGCGCTCACGCCCGGTCATTTCCGCACAGGATCCAGTCTATTAGCCCTGCCCGACCCAGACCATCGAGATATTCCGGAAAATCGACTTGACCATTTTCAAAAACTACAGCTGCACGTCCAAAAGTTTTGGAGTCACTGGCGCACAGAGTACCTTCAAGAAATGCAGGATACCACGATGAACGTCCGGAATGATAAGTTGCTGCCTGGCCGATTAGTTATAGTCGTCGACGAGCTACAACCTCCGATCCGTTGGGCTTTAGCACGCATCCTGACCACTTCACCAGGTCCTGACGGATTGATAAGAGTCGTCTCACTACGCACCGCACGGGGGGTTATCACCCGCCCCATAACCAAAATATGCTTGCTTCCGGA GGAATACATCAtgcaaaatataacaaaatcaTGTAGAGTGGCCCGCTCGGAGGATGCAATTAATGAATGCTGGCAGGAAATCAGTAACGGTGTGGCAATTAAGACAGCATGTTGCCAGCTCGGTATTCCCAGATCGACGATCAAGTTTCGGCTAagcaattggccttgccagcgttga